The following are encoded in a window of Cupriavidus oxalaticus genomic DNA:
- a CDS encoding ABC transporter ATP-binding protein: MTAALELTEVRKKFGQTEIIRGVNLSIPKGERHALIGPNGAGKSTTFNLISGRFAPTSGTVRLNGQEIGGLQPFVINRMGLSRSFQITNIFHRLSVFENLRCAVLWSLGYKYSFWHRLTGLRDARERADEVLELIGMQHRRNTQAGLLTYAEQRALEIGITIAGGAEVILLDEPTAGMSRSESDHAVELIRKVTVGKTLVMVEHDMSVVFGLADRISVLVYGEVIATDTPQAIRSNRKVKEAYLGTTLDEDTTEGVH, translated from the coding sequence ATGACGGCGGCACTGGAACTGACCGAGGTACGCAAGAAATTCGGCCAGACGGAGATCATCCGCGGCGTGAACCTGAGCATCCCGAAGGGCGAGCGCCACGCGCTGATCGGGCCCAACGGGGCGGGCAAGTCCACCACCTTCAACCTGATCTCGGGCCGCTTTGCGCCCACCAGCGGCACGGTGCGCCTGAACGGGCAGGAGATCGGCGGGCTGCAGCCGTTCGTGATCAACCGCATGGGGCTGTCGCGCAGCTTCCAGATCACCAATATCTTCCACCGGCTGTCGGTGTTCGAGAACCTGCGCTGCGCGGTGCTGTGGTCGCTCGGGTACAAATACTCGTTCTGGCACCGGCTGACGGGCTTGCGCGATGCGCGCGAGCGGGCCGACGAGGTGCTGGAGCTGATCGGCATGCAGCACCGGCGCAATACGCAGGCGGGCCTGCTGACCTATGCCGAGCAGCGCGCACTGGAGATCGGCATCACCATCGCCGGCGGTGCCGAGGTGATCCTGCTGGACGAGCCCACCGCGGGCATGAGCCGCTCCGAGTCCGACCATGCGGTCGAGCTGATCCGCAAGGTCACCGTGGGCAAGACGCTGGTGATGGTGGAGCACGACATGAGCGTGGTATTCGGGCTGGCTGACCGGATTTCGGTGCTGGTCTACGGCGAGGTGATCGCGACCGATACCCCGCAGGCGATCCGCAGCAACCGCAAGGTCAAGGAAGCCTACCTGGGAACCACGCTGGACGAAGACACTACCGAAGGAGTGCACTGA
- a CDS encoding TonB-dependent receptor — protein sequence MQGASAQESQPAAAPTGQAAPVTLERVTVTGKREDGYKVEEAQSPKFTAPLLDTPKSVTVVPAEVIQQSGSNSLQDALRTTPGITFGAGEGGNPIGDRPFIRGFDSMSSIYVDGVRDTASQTRDTFNIENIEVIKGPSSAFGGKGSAGGMINIVSKLPQAENFAQGSIGVGTDSYFRATADGNYVINDNTAVRLNALGYTANVPGRDEVDQNSWGFAPSVTFGMKSDTKVTLSYYHLQGNGMPDYSIPYSRPASQSTKANPSQPVNVDRNNFYGLTARDFQKTQSDIATATVQHDFRNGLVFSNTTRWGRATNDYVVTNPDDSRGNVPRGFVWRNTKNRDSATETLTNQTDLTAKFETGSLKHSVLFGFEFSRDDTDNTPYNVVSANPAAAAGTCNASLVASFDCTPLANPNPNDPWRGSITKMPFTTTTTTNTRSVYLFDTVEITKQWMVNGGVRYDSYDTHAFANAYTNPNTGAAVAQLDIRNKSNFFNYQAGVVYKPVEFGSIYVSYGTSSTPPGSTNGDGADNITAAQRNLEPETARSVEIGTKWDLLAKRLSLTGAIFQIEKNNARVAVDANTTVNAGKQRVKGFELGFAGNLTDKWGLFGGYTYLNSELIDNGPQAANAANNGNQFPNTPKSSFSLWTTYQVLPALTVGGGAYYVDKVYANPANSLYVPSYWRFDLMAAYRVNKNLSLQLNVQNLFDKTYYTKAHNHYGALGAGRFGMLTANFKF from the coding sequence ATGCAGGGTGCGTCGGCGCAGGAGAGCCAGCCTGCCGCCGCCCCCACCGGCCAGGCTGCGCCGGTGACGCTGGAACGGGTCACCGTGACCGGCAAGCGCGAGGACGGCTACAAGGTGGAAGAGGCGCAGTCGCCCAAGTTCACCGCGCCGCTGCTCGATACGCCCAAGTCCGTGACCGTGGTGCCAGCCGAGGTGATCCAGCAATCCGGGTCCAACTCCCTGCAGGACGCGCTGCGCACCACGCCGGGCATCACCTTCGGCGCCGGCGAAGGCGGCAACCCGATCGGCGACCGTCCTTTCATCCGCGGTTTTGACTCGATGTCGAGCATCTATGTCGACGGCGTGCGCGACACCGCTTCGCAGACCCGCGACACCTTCAACATCGAGAACATCGAAGTCATCAAGGGCCCGAGTTCGGCGTTTGGCGGCAAGGGCTCGGCGGGCGGCATGATCAATATCGTGTCGAAGCTGCCCCAGGCGGAGAACTTCGCGCAGGGCTCGATCGGCGTGGGCACGGATTCTTACTTCCGCGCCACGGCCGACGGCAACTACGTGATCAATGACAATACCGCCGTGCGCCTGAACGCGCTGGGCTATACCGCCAACGTGCCGGGCCGCGACGAAGTCGACCAGAACTCGTGGGGCTTTGCGCCGTCGGTGACGTTCGGCATGAAGTCCGATACGAAGGTCACGCTGTCGTACTACCATCTGCAAGGCAACGGCATGCCGGACTACAGCATTCCGTATTCGCGTCCGGCCAGCCAGTCGACCAAGGCCAACCCGTCGCAGCCCGTAAACGTTGACCGCAACAACTTCTACGGCCTGACCGCTCGCGATTTCCAGAAGACGCAGAGCGATATCGCCACGGCCACGGTCCAGCATGATTTCCGCAACGGCCTGGTGTTCAGCAACACCACGCGCTGGGGCCGCGCGACCAACGACTACGTCGTCACCAACCCCGACGACAGCCGCGGCAATGTGCCGCGCGGCTTTGTCTGGCGCAATACCAAGAACCGCGACTCCGCCACCGAGACGCTGACCAACCAGACCGACCTGACCGCCAAGTTCGAGACCGGCAGCCTCAAGCACAGCGTGCTGTTCGGCTTCGAATTCAGCCGCGACGATACCGACAACACGCCGTACAACGTCGTCTCGGCCAACCCTGCCGCCGCTGCCGGCACCTGCAACGCATCGCTGGTAGCCAGCTTCGACTGTACGCCGCTGGCCAATCCGAACCCGAATGACCCGTGGCGCGGCAGCATCACCAAGATGCCGTTCACCACCACCACCACCACCAACACGCGCTCGGTCTACCTGTTCGATACGGTAGAGATCACCAAGCAGTGGATGGTCAACGGTGGCGTTCGCTACGACAGCTACGACACGCACGCCTTCGCCAACGCCTATACCAACCCGAATACCGGGGCCGCCGTGGCGCAGCTCGATATTCGCAACAAGTCGAATTTCTTCAACTACCAGGCTGGCGTGGTCTACAAGCCGGTCGAGTTCGGCAGCATCTACGTGTCGTACGGCACCTCGTCGACGCCGCCAGGTTCGACCAACGGTGATGGCGCCGACAACATCACGGCGGCGCAGCGCAACCTGGAGCCGGAAACCGCACGCTCGGTGGAAATCGGCACCAAGTGGGATCTGTTGGCCAAGCGCCTGTCGCTGACCGGTGCGATCTTCCAGATCGAGAAGAACAATGCGCGCGTGGCGGTTGATGCCAACACGACGGTCAATGCGGGCAAGCAGCGCGTCAAGGGCTTCGAGCTGGGCTTTGCCGGCAACCTGACCGACAAGTGGGGCCTGTTCGGGGGCTATACGTACCTGAACAGCGAACTGATCGACAACGGCCCGCAGGCTGCCAACGCGGCCAACAACGGCAACCAGTTCCCCAATACGCCCAAGAGCAGCTTCAGCCTGTGGACTACCTACCAGGTGCTGCCGGCGCTGACGGTTGGTGGTGGTGCTTACTACGTCGACAAGGTCTATGCCAACCCGGCCAACTCGCTGTATGTGCCGTCTTACTGGCGCTTTGACCTGATGGCGGCTTACCGCGTCAACAAGAACCTGTCGTTGCAGCTGAACGTGCAGAACCTGTTTGACAAGACCTACTACACCAAGGCGCATAACCACTATGGTGCGCTGGGTGCTGGGCGGTTTGGGATGTTGACGGCTAACTTCAAGTTCTAA
- a CDS encoding branched-chain amino acid ABC transporter permease encodes MEFFVISLLNGISYGLLLFMLSSGLTLIFSMMGVLNFAHASFYMLGAYFAYTIASKVGFWPALIFAPLLVAGAGALVERFGLRTVHKYGHVAELLFTFGLAYLIEEGVKLVWGLAAVPYRIPAELEGPLFQVFTSTFPKYRAFMMLVSLGMLVAIYLVLTRTRIGLVIQAALTHPEMVEALGHNVPRVFMMVFGGGAALAGLAGVIGGNAFVTEPSMAAAVGSIVFVVAVVGGMGSLVGAFIASILIGVLQTFAVTIDASLAGLLRSLGMAVGEATPFYALWKLTVAQVAPVLPYLLLVVMLIFRPRGLMGTRES; translated from the coding sequence GTGGAATTCTTTGTCATCTCCCTGCTCAACGGCATCAGCTACGGGCTGCTGCTGTTCATGCTGTCGTCGGGCCTGACCCTGATCTTCAGCATGATGGGCGTGCTCAATTTCGCGCACGCAAGCTTCTACATGCTGGGCGCGTATTTCGCCTACACCATCGCCAGCAAGGTCGGCTTCTGGCCGGCGCTGATCTTCGCGCCGCTGCTGGTCGCGGGCGCGGGCGCGCTGGTAGAGCGCTTCGGCCTGCGCACGGTGCACAAGTACGGACACGTGGCCGAGCTGCTGTTCACCTTCGGCCTGGCCTACCTGATCGAGGAGGGCGTCAAGCTGGTGTGGGGACTGGCCGCGGTGCCATACCGCATCCCGGCCGAGCTGGAAGGGCCGCTGTTCCAGGTGTTCACCTCGACGTTCCCCAAATACCGCGCCTTCATGATGCTGGTGTCGCTGGGCATGCTGGTGGCGATCTACCTGGTGCTGACGCGCACCCGCATCGGCCTGGTGATCCAGGCCGCGCTGACCCATCCGGAGATGGTCGAGGCGCTGGGCCACAACGTGCCGCGCGTGTTCATGATGGTGTTCGGCGGCGGCGCCGCGCTGGCGGGGCTGGCCGGCGTGATCGGCGGCAATGCCTTTGTCACCGAGCCGTCGATGGCGGCGGCGGTGGGGTCGATCGTGTTCGTGGTGGCGGTGGTCGGCGGCATGGGGTCGCTGGTGGGGGCCTTCATTGCGTCGATCCTGATCGGCGTGCTGCAGACCTTTGCGGTCACGATCGACGCTTCGCTCGCGGGGCTGTTGCGCAGCCTTGGCATGGCCGTCGGCGAAGCCACGCCGTTCTACGCCTTGTGGAAGCTCACGGTGGCCCAGGTGGCGCCGGTGCTGCCGTACCTGTTGCTGGTGGTGATGCTGATCTTCCGCCCGCGTGGACTGATGGGAACCCGGGAGAGCTGA
- a CDS encoding branched-chain amino acid ABC transporter substrate-binding protein produces the protein MTKMRPLVAGVAMFAAMGSALVSGSALADTVKIAFIDPLSGLMAPVGQNQLKSWQYVADVANQKGWAGAHKFEVVGFDNKLSPQESLTILKQAIDQNIRYIVQGNGSSVGLALQDAVAKHNERNPGKEIIYLNYAAVDPDMTNAKCNYWHFRLDANSDMKMEALTTFLAKDPNVKKVYLINQNYSFGHQVAKAAKDYLKRKRPDIQIVGEDLHPLAQVKDFAPYAAKIKASGADTVITGNWGSDLALLIKAGKDAGLATNYYTYYAGTTGVPTAMGAAGAEHVKYVGYYNPNNKGFKGADVIEGFKKKYNDDFYVMASYTGIAMLSKAFKDANSTDPVKVAKALEGIKVESMNGLVEMRNTDHQAQQPLVVATWTKIDGKDIKYDQENTGYGWKTNAQMDQYVSAQPTSCQMKRPG, from the coding sequence ATGACCAAGATGCGTCCGCTGGTGGCTGGTGTGGCCATGTTCGCCGCAATGGGTTCTGCGCTGGTTTCGGGTTCGGCACTCGCGGATACGGTGAAGATCGCCTTCATCGATCCGCTTTCGGGGCTGATGGCCCCCGTTGGGCAGAACCAGCTCAAGAGCTGGCAGTACGTGGCCGATGTGGCCAACCAGAAGGGCTGGGCCGGCGCACACAAGTTCGAGGTGGTGGGCTTCGACAACAAGCTGTCGCCGCAGGAAAGCCTGACCATCCTGAAGCAGGCGATCGACCAGAACATCCGCTATATCGTGCAGGGCAACGGCTCGTCGGTCGGGCTGGCGCTGCAGGATGCGGTGGCCAAGCACAACGAGCGCAACCCCGGCAAGGAAATCATCTACCTGAACTACGCCGCGGTGGACCCGGACATGACCAATGCCAAGTGCAACTACTGGCATTTCCGGCTCGATGCCAACTCGGACATGAAGATGGAGGCGCTGACCACCTTCCTGGCCAAGGATCCCAACGTCAAGAAGGTTTACCTGATCAACCAGAACTACTCGTTCGGGCACCAGGTGGCCAAGGCGGCCAAGGACTACCTGAAGCGCAAGCGCCCGGATATCCAGATCGTGGGTGAAGACCTGCACCCGCTGGCGCAGGTGAAGGACTTTGCGCCGTATGCGGCCAAGATCAAGGCCTCGGGCGCCGATACCGTGATCACCGGCAACTGGGGCAGCGACCTGGCGCTGCTGATCAAGGCGGGCAAGGACGCCGGCCTGGCCACCAACTACTACACCTACTACGCCGGCACCACCGGCGTGCCGACTGCCATGGGCGCGGCCGGTGCCGAGCACGTCAAGTACGTGGGCTACTACAACCCCAACAACAAGGGCTTCAAGGGGGCCGACGTCATCGAAGGCTTCAAGAAGAAGTACAACGATGATTTCTACGTGATGGCGTCCTATACCGGCATCGCCATGCTGTCCAAGGCGTTCAAGGACGCCAACTCGACCGACCCGGTCAAGGTGGCCAAGGCGCTGGAGGGCATCAAGGTCGAGAGCATGAACGGCCTGGTCGAGATGCGCAATACCGACCACCAGGCCCAGCAGCCGCTGGTGGTGGCCACCTGGACCAAGATCGACGGCAAGGACATCAAGTACGACCAGGAGAACACCGGGTACGGCTGGAAGACCAACGCGCAGATGGACCAGTACGTGTCCGCGCAGCCGACGTCCTGCCAGATGAAGCGGCCGGGCTGA
- a CDS encoding branched-chain amino acid ABC transporter permease, with the protein MEQAMQQPRGPAATGRTLRYRPLNLARWVIWSLTILTMLVLPLVFTGGFAITLMSQMGIMIIFALSYNMLLGQTGMLSFGHAVYSGLGAFIAVHVLNMVGAGTAWLPVSMLPLVGGLAGAFFGVIFGYVTTKKAGTTFAMITMGIGEMVFASSLMFPEFFGGEGGISTNRVVGDPFLGITFGPGRQVYYLIAVWCLVSMVAMYAWTQTPLGRIANAVRDNPERVEFIGYNTQRVRYLVLVLSAFFAGISGALAAINFEIVSAENVSAVRSGGVLLAVFIGGAGVFFGPIIGAVVFMLFAVALSDLTKAWLLYLGLFFVLMVMFVPGGLASLLLMQLPLAAKGKLRRMLPSYAKAGAAGVVLLLAMIVTVELVYKVQVDSANGTAMKLFGVGFDAATWAPWLVAAVLWAVGLAAWRLTVRASRAEWDKVQAEIAGGTA; encoded by the coding sequence ATGGAACAAGCGATGCAACAACCGCGCGGGCCGGCGGCGACCGGCCGCACCCTGCGCTACCGCCCGCTGAACCTGGCGCGCTGGGTGATCTGGAGCCTGACCATCCTCACCATGCTGGTGCTGCCGCTGGTGTTTACCGGGGGCTTCGCCATCACGCTGATGTCGCAGATGGGCATCATGATCATCTTCGCGCTGTCGTACAACATGCTGCTCGGGCAGACCGGCATGCTGTCGTTCGGCCACGCGGTGTATTCCGGGCTGGGCGCCTTCATTGCCGTGCACGTGCTGAACATGGTCGGCGCCGGCACGGCATGGCTGCCGGTGTCGATGCTGCCGCTGGTGGGCGGGCTGGCCGGCGCGTTCTTCGGCGTGATCTTCGGCTATGTCACCACCAAGAAGGCCGGCACCACCTTTGCCATGATCACCATGGGCATTGGCGAGATGGTGTTCGCCAGCTCGCTGATGTTCCCCGAGTTCTTTGGCGGCGAGGGCGGCATCTCCACCAACCGCGTGGTCGGCGACCCGTTCCTGGGCATCACCTTCGGCCCCGGGCGACAGGTCTACTACCTGATCGCGGTGTGGTGCCTGGTGTCGATGGTGGCCATGTACGCGTGGACGCAGACGCCGCTGGGCCGTATCGCCAACGCGGTGCGCGACAACCCCGAGCGGGTCGAGTTCATCGGCTACAACACCCAGCGCGTGCGCTACCTGGTGCTGGTGCTGTCGGCGTTCTTCGCCGGGATTTCCGGCGCGCTGGCGGCAATCAACTTCGAGATCGTCTCGGCCGAGAACGTCAGCGCGGTGCGCTCCGGTGGCGTGCTGCTGGCGGTATTCATCGGCGGCGCCGGCGTGTTCTTCGGGCCGATTATCGGCGCGGTGGTGTTCATGCTGTTCGCCGTGGCCTTGTCGGACCTGACCAAGGCGTGGCTGCTGTACCTGGGCCTGTTCTTCGTGCTGATGGTGATGTTCGTGCCGGGCGGCCTGGCCAGCCTGCTGCTGATGCAACTGCCGCTGGCGGCGAAGGGCAAGCTGCGCCGCATGCTGCCGTCCTATGCCAAGGCCGGCGCGGCCGGCGTGGTGCTGCTGCTGGCGATGATCGTGACGGTCGAGCTGGTCTACAAGGTGCAGGTCGACAGCGCCAATGGCACGGCCATGAAGCTGTTCGGTGTCGGCTTCGATGCCGCAACGTGGGCGCCATGGCTGGTGGCGGCGGTGCTGTGGGCGGTGGGGCTGGCCGCATGGCGGCTGACGGTGCGCGCGTCGCGCGCCGAATGGGACAAGGTGCAGGCGGAAATCGCGGGAGGCACGGCATGA
- a CDS encoding IS110 family transposase produces MNTTTYGLDIAKTVFQLYWVEPSGKCFNRRFSRSKLLEFLANREPGRIALEACGSAHWWARQVRALGHEPVLLHARYVRPFVQTNKTDAADARAIWTAVQQPGMPVVAAKTESQQCVLGLHAMRQLRVKMRTMLVNQLRGMLFEFGIRIRPGLRAGLKEIVQGMDEIERGVPPLLFEFVHEQLQSIEGLDREIARLDQRIDAWGRQNRACKTILAIPGIGMLTATAMVATIGDARTFKSGRQLAAYLGLVPKQTGTGGKVWLSGISKRGDPYLRTLLIHGARVVLSHLRRKNQPGWSLLLAQRRPKNVAAVALANKTVRTIWALLTHDRAYDRDYVSIRPA; encoded by the coding sequence ATGAATACTACGACTTACGGTCTGGACATTGCAAAGACTGTCTTCCAGCTCTATTGGGTCGAGCCTTCGGGCAAGTGTTTCAATCGTCGCTTCAGTCGGTCCAAGCTGCTGGAGTTCCTCGCGAATCGCGAGCCTGGACGCATCGCGCTGGAGGCGTGTGGCAGTGCGCACTGGTGGGCCCGCCAAGTGCGAGCCTTGGGTCATGAGCCGGTGCTGCTGCACGCCCGGTACGTGCGACCGTTCGTGCAGACGAACAAGACCGATGCGGCCGACGCCCGTGCTATCTGGACCGCAGTCCAGCAGCCGGGCATGCCGGTCGTGGCAGCAAAGACCGAGTCCCAACAATGTGTGCTCGGCCTGCACGCCATGCGCCAACTGCGCGTGAAGATGCGCACCATGCTGGTCAACCAGCTGCGCGGCATGTTGTTCGAATTCGGGATCCGGATCCGTCCCGGGCTACGAGCTGGCCTGAAGGAAATCGTACAAGGGATGGACGAAATCGAACGGGGCGTGCCGCCCCTGCTGTTCGAGTTCGTGCATGAGCAATTGCAAAGCATCGAAGGGCTCGATCGAGAGATAGCTCGCCTGGATCAACGCATTGATGCCTGGGGTCGGCAGAATCGGGCCTGCAAAACGATTCTGGCCATTCCTGGCATCGGCATGCTGACCGCCACGGCCATGGTCGCCACCATTGGCGACGCGCGCACCTTCAAGTCCGGGCGGCAACTGGCGGCGTATCTTGGCCTGGTGCCCAAACAGACCGGCACCGGCGGCAAGGTCTGGCTGAGCGGCATCAGCAAACGCGGCGACCCCTACCTGCGCACCTTGCTGATTCATGGCGCTCGGGTCGTGCTGAGTCACCTGCGCAGAAAGAACCAGCCGGGCTGGAGCCTGCTGCTCGCGCAGCGACGGCCGAAGAACGTCGCGGCGGTTGCCTTGGCCAACAAGACGGTGCGTACCATCTGGGCCCTGTTGACCCACGATCGGGCCTATGACCGAGACTACGTCTCGATCAGGCCTGCCTGA
- a CDS encoding ABC transporter ATP-binding protein, which translates to MGKRMLEVTGLHAYYGKSHILHGVDAHIGEGEIVALLGRNGVGRSTMAKAILGMVKAEGSVKFRGEEILGRRTFEIAHLGIGYVPENRDIFPTLTVRQNLLLGEKRNPRQPRPRWSVEDMFNMFPRLRERENTAAGVLSGGEQQMLTLCRTLMGDPDLVLIDEPTEGLAPMIVALVGDYLKTLKERGVSVLLIEQKLAIALDISQRVYVMGHGHIVFEGTPGELKANSQIRKEWLEV; encoded by the coding sequence ATGGGCAAGCGGATGCTGGAAGTCACGGGCCTGCATGCCTACTACGGCAAGAGCCATATCCTGCATGGTGTCGATGCGCATATCGGTGAAGGCGAGATCGTCGCGCTGCTGGGGCGCAATGGCGTCGGGCGCTCGACCATGGCCAAGGCCATCCTCGGCATGGTCAAGGCAGAGGGCTCGGTGAAGTTCCGCGGCGAGGAGATCCTGGGACGGCGCACGTTCGAGATCGCGCACCTCGGCATCGGCTATGTGCCGGAGAACCGGGATATCTTCCCGACGCTGACGGTGCGGCAGAACCTGCTGCTGGGCGAGAAGCGCAATCCGCGGCAGCCCAGGCCGCGCTGGTCGGTGGAGGACATGTTCAACATGTTCCCCCGGCTCAGGGAGCGCGAGAACACCGCCGCGGGCGTGTTGTCCGGCGGCGAGCAGCAGATGCTGACGCTGTGCCGCACGCTGATGGGCGATCCGGACCTGGTGCTGATCGACGAGCCCACCGAAGGACTGGCGCCGATGATCGTGGCGCTGGTGGGGGACTACCTGAAGACGCTGAAGGAGCGGGGCGTTTCCGTGCTGCTGATCGAGCAGAAGCTGGCGATCGCGCTGGATATCTCGCAGCGGGTCTACGTCATGGGCCATGGGCATATCGTGTTCGAGGGGACGCCCGGCGAGCTCAAGGCGAATTCCCAGATCCGGAAGGAGTGGCTGGAGGTATAG